Below is a genomic region from Triticum dicoccoides isolate Atlit2015 ecotype Zavitan chromosome 5A, WEW_v2.0, whole genome shotgun sequence.
cagcaCCCGCCTGAACTGAATATTAAAAGGAACAGAACCAAGTATTGTACAGACAAAAGCATCTTTATGTTATACAATGTTATACCGAGAAGGATACTGTAAGGGTAGTGGCTTTTCCCCGAGCCGATATGTTCCTAGAATCTAGTGTTATTTCCATTCCCAACTCTAAATTTACTCTTATTGATGAAGGTTGTTTTCGTCCTCATTAAACGCTTCCAGAAAGGAGAACCAGTCGGTTGCGCCATGACTTGTGTGACGGTTTTGGATTGTAGATACTTGTTATGCAACAGGTGTATCCACACACCATCCTCCTCAGTAAGCATCTATTCTTCACCTCTAGATTTTCGATACCTAAACCTCTTTGGTCCTTTGGTCTATAAATTATGCCCCATCTGGCTAATCTATATTTCGTTTTGTTTTCATCTATCTTCCAAAAAAAGCGTGATCGATAAAAATCGGACCTTTTCCATACCCCCATGGGTATTTCAAagaaggataacaggaacattggcATACTCATTAGCACAGAGTTTATAAGTATTAACCGAACCCCGTaggacataagcttgcccttccaacAGCTTAATTTCTTTTCAAATTGATCTTCAATGCATTTCCATTAATTGTTGGTTAATCTATGATGATGAATTGGTAGTCCTAGGTATCTAAATGTAAGGGACCCCAACTCACGCCCAAACAACTGTCTATAATTATCTAGCTCTTCCTTGACGCGTCCAAAGCAGAACAACAAACTCTTATTGAAATCAATTTTTAAGCCAGACAATTGTTCGAAAAGACATAAAACCAGCTCCATGTTTCTTGCCTTAgccatgtcatgttccatgaaaatTATGTGTCATCTACACATTGTAAAATGGACACCCCACCATCCACAAGATGTGGGATGATTCCACCTACCTAGCCGTTCTCTTTAGCTCTACCAATGAGAACCACCAGCATATCAACAACAACATTAAACAAGATAGGAGATATCGGATCCCCCTGTCCTAGTCCTTTTtgcgtctggaaataatgaccatgTCATCATTAACCTTGATACCTACGTTGTCTGCTTGTACAAAGGATTCTACCTACTTCCTCCAGGATGCATCAAAACCCTTCATACGCAAGGCCTTatgcaagtgaaggaaatatgccctagaggcaataataaagttattatttatttccttatttcatgataaatgtttattatttatgctagaattgtattagccagaaacataatacatgtctgaatacatagacatacatagtgtcactagtatgcctctacttgactagctcgttaatcaaagatggttaagttttctaaccatagacatgagttgtcatttgattaacgggatcacatcattaggagaatgatgtgattgacttgacccattccgttagcttagcacttgatcctttagtatgttgctattgctttcttcatgacttatacatgttcctatgactatgagattacgcaactcccgtttaccagaggaacactttgtgtgctaccaaacgtcacaacgtaactgggtgattataaaggtgcactacaggtgtctccgaaggtacttgttgagttggagtatttcgagattaggatttgtcactccgatcattggagaggtatctctgggcccactcggtaatacacatcactataagccttgcaagcattgtaactaatgagttagttgtgggatgatgtattacaaaacgagtaaagagacttgccggtaacgagattgaactaggtattgagataccgatgatcgaatctcgggcaagtaacataccgatgacaaagggaacaacgtatgttgttatgcggtttgaccgataaagatctttgtagaatatgtaggagccaatatgagcatccaggttctgctattggtttttgatcggagacgtgtctcggtcatgtctacatagttctcgaacccgtagggtccgcacgcttaacgtttggtgacgatttgtattatgagtttatgtgttttgatgtagcaaaggtagttcggagtcccggatgagatcggggacataacgaggagtctcgaaatggttgagacgtaatgatcgatatattggacgactatattcggacatcgaaaaggttccgagtgattcgggtatttttcagagtactggagagttacgggaattcgccggggagtatatgggccttattgggctttaggagaaagagagaggagaggctgcgcccccccccctaatgcttagtccgaattggactaggaggaggggcggtgccccctcctgccttctcttctcttttccctttccttctctcctactcctactacttggaagggttcctagttctactaggaaagggggaatcctactcccagtgggagtaggactcccatagggcgcgccatagagagggccggccctccccctcctccactcctttatatacggggagggggcaccccttggatacacaacaattgatcattgatcttttagccgtgtgcgttgccccactccaccataatccacctcggtcatatcgtagcagtgcttagacgaagccctgcgtcggtagcatcatcatcactgtcatcacgctgtcgtgctgacggaactccccctcgaagctctgctagatcggagttcgtgggacgtcatcgagctgaacgtgtgctgaactcggaggtcccgtacgttcggtacttggatcagtcggatcgtgaagacatacgactatatcaaccatgttgtgctaacacttctgttttcggtctacgagggtacgtggacacactctcccctctcgttgctatgcatcaccatgatcctgtgtgtgtaggaatttttttgaaattactacgtttcccaagagTGGTATCAGagtctggttttatgcgtagatgttatatgcaagagtagaacacaagtgagttgtgggcgatacaaagtcatactgcttactagcatgtcatactttggttcggcggtattgttggatgaagcggcccggaccgacattatgtgtacgcttacgtgagactggttctaccgacgtgctttgcacacaggtggctggcgggtgtgagtttctccaactttagttgaaccgagtgtggctatggctgttccttgagaaggttaaaacagcactaacttgacgaactatcgttgtggttttgatgcgtaggtaaaaacggttcttgctctgcccgtagcagccacgtaaaacttacaacaacaaagtagagcacgtctaacttgtttttgcagggcatgttgtgatgtgatatggtcaagacgtgatgagatataagttgttgtatgagatgatcatgttttgtaaccgagttatcggcaactggcaggagccatatggttgtcgctttattgtatgcaatgcaatcgccctgtaattgctttactttatcactaagcggtagcaatagtcatagaagcaatagttggcgagacgacaacgatgctacaatggaaatcaaggtgtcgcgccggtgacaatggtgatcatgacggtgcttcggagatggagatcacaagcacaagatgatgatggccatatcatatcacttatattgattgcgtgtgacactactagaaaaaccgctactaatggcgcacctaatttggccattaatggcgcatcactggtgcgccattactagcacgccattagtaatttttactaatggcgcaccagtggtgcgccattagtatctggtatactagtggcgcaccactggtgcgccattagtataggctacggtgcgtcattagtatgcctcccaggggccatgtatacccaggtgctttggcatactaatggcgcacaaccacgggatgcgccattagtaaccgcggcatactaatggcgcactgaccagtgatgcgccattagtatgctttgtcatactaatggcgcactgtcatgtgatgcgccattagtatgaatattagggtttttttatttttttattttctgttttttgcacaggttacaaaatgtataatttgacaaaatatagacagcacacatcaacaacagattcatcgaatacaatagaagattagtctttgaatacaattcatcatattagtctccgaatacaatagaCTAACACAGTTTCAACTTCCAGAATACACAGATGACAACGATTACCATTCCGCGGAACCTAGTAGTATCAGTATCTGTGAAAAACACGGGCTGCTCCACCTCCATATCCACCGCGTTCTCTGGCAGTGTTACTGCTTCATACCTGCAAGAAGCAGCACTTTCAGATAAAAATGACACACTGTTTTCTTAATCTTAAGACATATCATTCTCCATAAAACCCTTTTCTCAAAGGCAATGACACAGTAGCAAGAGATTAAATATCTCATTTGGAGTGCTAACAAACTTCCAAAGGCAAGCGACAAGAGTCCGCGCTCTGAACATGACAGAATATTAAGATATGTTAACAGTTTTCCAAGGTGATAAAGATCCCCTCTGAACATAGCATTATTTCTCAAGTACCATTACAACCCCCAGATCTGCTATAATTAGACCATCCAGTCTCAAGAGATTGACTGATATTGAATAAGAAACCAATACCAAAATAATAAGTCAGCACTGAACAACCCAAAATCAACCGATATCAGTCAATCCCTTGCACCTGGAGCTGATTAAAATTGACTAACCCAGACATAACAATCAGCAACATACAAAGACATAAATACCTGCATGAACCCTTGCATCAACAGCTATAACACCCAAACGACCCCCCCTTAGGCAAAGTTGCAACCCATGAATGTAATCAAGCAATGAGAATATCAAGACAGGAGACACAAAATCATATGAAGGTCTATATGAATAGCTGCTGCCCCACAAACACAAGAACAGAGTCAAGTTATAGCAGGATCACACAGCGAGGGCCCATGGCTAGGGCTGTGCGTCCCAGTTACATTTCACAGCATGGACCCATGGCTAGGACTGTGCATCCCAGTTACATTTCACGCAATCAGTGATATGGCATCATCAATAAAATTCTAGAAACATCTGAAAACACCACAAAGTAGTGTCGTTGGTCATTGTAAAATCAATAGTGCACAATGGAGCACACAGCAATAGTTACCAAGCAAGCTGACAGACTGACAGTGTTGTTAGGCATCTTAAGAAATTTCATAAACACAGAAAGTTCAGTTGCTCATACAGCCACTTTGGCACCTTGCAACAGCCTCCAATCTAAACCATCAGACTAACACCACACGGTCTAAAGACACAAAGAAAATTCCATTTCCACAGAGAAATGGACACCAactctccatcatcaccacgcaaaCACATTCAGAAACTTCTACTAGAAACATCTGAAAACATCGCAAATCACATATCATCGTAAACTCAATACTGTACAATGCAGAACACACCAATTGGTAACAAGCAAGCTGACAGAGATTGCATTGCTATCGAGCCTCTCAGAAATTTCATAAACAGACAAAGTTAAGCTGTCCATACATACAGCCACCTTGGTACCCTGCAAACCATCAGGCTAATACCACGCGGTCCAAACACACAAAGAAAACCCCATTCCAGAGAGAAATGGACGCCGGCTCCGCATTATCAGGACACAAGCACATTCAGAAACTTGTAGAAGGGCATGGAGACGGAGAGCGCACTCACTTGGCTTGAGCCTTGCCCTTGGGGAGGACGGTGTGGTCCACGGCCGGCCTGATCTTCCATGCCTCGTTGATCTCAATCTGCGGAAGAAATCAGCGCAAGCGTAAACCCAACCACCAAATTACCAAGCAGGATGAACTGGGCAAGACTGGAAGTCGAAGTTTACCAGAAGACGGGACACATCATCTGCGAGGAACAGTTGGAAACGATGAGAATCTGAACATTTCGACAACAAAAAAGTGCAGCAAGCAGATGGACTGACCGTAGAGAAGCTTCACCTTCCTCTCGTACATGATCACCACGCCGCCTGCTCATCACGCGCACAGGCAACAACAGCAACAAACACGCGTCACATCCCCGGGGGAGAACAGGAACGAATCCGGCGAGGGAAAAAAAGGAGCGAAATGACCCGGAGGGACGGCTCACCCATGAGGATCCCGGAGAGCCTGAGCGCCATGGGCACCGACGGGTTCAGGATCTCCTCGCTGCAGCAGCGCCAGACACAGCGCGGCACACGCGGATTAGAATCGGGGCGGACCGCGGGCTCAAAGCAGAGAGAAATTGGCGGGATCGGGTCGGGGGCTCACCAGATTTTGATGATGTCGAGCTTGTCGAGGCGCTTGCGGTTGATCTTGGCGTGGAGCGTGGCGGCCATCCTGCGACGGGGACAGGGAGCAGAGGAGCGTcagaggagatcgaggcgatggggAACCCGCCGCATTGGGAGCGGATCGGACGGGCGCGTCCGGAAACGCCCCGGACCGAGCGGGAAAACGCGGGACGGGCGCAATCGGCGGCCGGCGGCCGCGACCGAGGGGGGCgagaggcggcggccggcgagggagggagggagagaggggaggggacGCACCATATCTGGCCGAGCGGCGCCTTCCGCGCGAGGAGCTGGTGCGAGTAGAACAtcttggatactaatggcgcacccactacctggtgcgccattagtagttacaactactaatggcgcacttaagcaggatgcgccattagtatgtttggacaggcgcactagttcaaagaaaatttgatactaatggcgcaccctttgcatggtgcgccattagtagtttcaactctaatggcgcatcagaaggtggtacgccattagtatatactaatggcgcaccaactttctggtgcgccattagtgtcaatcctatctatagccctttttctagtagtgtgatgtttatcttttatgcatcttatttcgcttagatagacggtagcattataagatgatctctcactaaatttcaaggtataagtgttcgccctgagtatgcactgttgcgaaagttcttcgtgctgagacaccacgtgatgatcgggtgtgataagctctacgtttaaatacaacgggtgcaaaacaattgcacacgcggaatactcaggttaaacttgatgagcctagcatatgcagatatggcctcggaacactgagaccgaaaggtcgagcgtgaatcatatagtagatatgatcaacatagtgatgttcaccattgaaaactactccatctcacgtgatgatcagacatggtttagttgatttggatcacatgatcacttagatgattagagggatgtctatctaagtgggacttcttaagtactatgattaattgaacttcaatttatcatgaacttagtcctggtagtattagcatatctatgttgtagatcaatagctcgcgtttagctcccctgttttatttttgatatgttcctagagaaaaataagttgaaagatgatagtaacaaagatgcggactagctccgtgatctcagaattatcctcattgctccacagaagtattatgtcgttgatgcaccgctaggtgacagaactattgcaggagcagatgcagacattttgaacgttttgacaaaagctcggtatgataactacttgatagtttagtgcaccatgctttacggcttaaaaccgggacttcaaaaatgttttgaatgccactgagcatataagatgttccaagagttgaaattggtatttcatactcatgcccgtgtcgagaggtatgagacctctgacattactttgcctacaagatggaggagaatagctcaaccagtgagcatgtgctcagattgtctgagtactataatcacttgaatcaagtgggagttaatcttccagataagatagtgattgacagagttctctagtcactatcaccaagttgctagaacttcatgatgaactataatatgcaagggataacggaaacgattcccaaactcttcgtgatgctgaaatcgacgaaggtagaaatcaagaaaagcatcaagtgttaatggttaacaagaccactagtttcaagaaaagggtaaagggaagaaggggaacttcaagaagaatggcaagcaagttgctgctcaagtgaagaagcccaagtctggacctaagcctgagactaagtgcttttactgcaaagggactagtcactggaagcactgccccaagtatttggcagataagagggatggcaaagtgaacaaaggtatattggatatacatgttattgatgtgtactttactagtgtttatagcaatccctcggtatttgatactagttcagttgctaagagtaataaccttaaacgggagttgcagaataaacagagactagttaaggatgaagtaacgatgtgtgttggaaatagtttcaagaatgatatgatcatcatggaacactccctatactttcgggattagtgttgaacctaaataagtgttatttggtgtttttgttaagcatgaatatgatttgatcatgtttattgcaatacggttgttcatttaagttagagaataattgttattctgtttacatgaataaaaccttctatggttatatacccaatgaaaatggtttgttgaatctcgatcgtagtgatacacatattcataatattgaagtcaaaagatgcaaagttaataatgatagtgcaacttatttgtggcactgccgtttaggtcatattggtgtaaagcgaatgaagaaaatccatgttgatagcttttggaatcacttgattatgaatcagttgatgcttgcaaaccatgcctcatgggaaaagatgactaagactccgttctccagaacaatggagcgagcaactgacttattggatataatacatactgatgtatgaggtccgatgagtgttgaggctcgcggcgggtatcattattttttgaccttcacagatgatttgagaagatatgggtatatctacttgaagaaacataagtctgaaacgtttgaaaagttcaaagaatttcatagtgaagtggaaaatcatcgtaacaagaaaataaagtttgtatgatctgatcgcagaggcgaatatttgagttatgagtttggtcttcaaattaaaacaatgtggaattgtttcacaaactcatgccacctggaacaccacatcgtaatggtgtgtccgaacgtcgtaaccatactttatttgatatagtgcaatctatgatgtctcttaccaatttatcactatcgttttggggttatgcattagagatagttgcattcacattaaaaagggcaccatctaaatccgttgagacgacagtgtatgaactgtggtttagcaagaaacctaagctgtcatttcttaaagtttggggttgcgatgcttatgtgaaaaagtttcatcttgataagctcaaacccaagtcggagaagtgcgtcttcataggatacccaaaagtaactgttgggtacactttctatcacagatccgaaggcaagatacttgttgctgagaatggatcctttctagagaaggagtttctctcgaaagaagtgagtgggaggaaagtagaacttgatgaggtaactgtacctgctcccttattggaaagtagttcatcatagaaatctgtttctgtgactcctacaccaaagtgaggaagctaatggtttgatcatgtaacttcagatgaagttactaccaaacctcgtaggtcaaccagagtgagatctgcacctaagtggtatggtaatcctgttctggaggtcatgttaattgaccatgatgaacctacgaactatgaggaagcgatgatgagcccagattccgcgaaatggcttgaggccatgaaatctgagataggatccatgtataagaacaaagtgtggactttggttgacttgcccgatgatcggcaagccatagaatataaatggatctttaagaggaagacggacgatgatagtagtgttactatgtacaaagctagacttgtcgaaaaaggttttgacaaaattgaaggtgttgactacgatgagattttctcactcatagcgatgcttaagtctgtccgaatcatgttagcaaattgcgacattttatgaaatctagcaaatggatgtcaaaattgcattccttaatggatttcttaaagaagagttgtatatgatgcaaccagaaggttttgtcgatcctaaaggtgctaacaacaggtgcaagctccagcgatccatctatgaactggcgcaagcatctcagagttggaatatacactttgatgagttgatcaaagcatatagttttatacagacttttggtgaagcctgtatttacaagaaagtgagtgggagcactacaacatttctgataaatatatgtgaatgacatattgttgatcggaaataatgtaaaattttctggaaagcataaaggagtatttgaaaggagtttttcaaataaagacctcggtgaagctacttacagattgagcatcaagatctatagagataaatcaagacgcttgataagtttttttaatgagtacataccttgacaagattttgaagtagttcaaaatggaacagtcaaagaaagagttcgtacctgtgttacaaggtgtgaaattgagtaagactcaaagcccgaccacggcagaagatagaaagagaatgaaagtcattccctatgcctcagccatagtttctataaagtacgccatgctgtgtaccagatctattgtatactctacactgagtttagcaagggagtacaatagtgatctaggtgtagatcactggacagcggtcaaaattatccttagtggaataaggatatgtttctcgattatggaggtgacaaaaggttcgtcgtaaagggttacgccgatgcaaattttgacactggtctagatgactctaaagtctcaatctggatacattttgaaagtgggagcaattagctagagtagctccgtgcagatcattgttgacatagaaatttgcaaaatacatatggatctgaatgtggcaaacccgtagactaaacttttctcacaagcaaaacatgatcacaccttagtactctttgggtgttaatcacatagcgatgtgaactagattattgactctagtaaaccctttggctgttggtcacatgacgatgtgaactatgggtgttaatcagatggtgatgtgaactattggtgttaaattacat
It encodes:
- the LOC119298084 gene encoding sister chromatid cohesion 1 protein 1-like, which encodes MFYSHQLLARKAPLGQIWMAATLHAKINRKRLDKLDIIKICEEILNPSVPMALRLSGILMGGVVIMYERKVKLLYDDVSRLLIEINEAWKIRPAVDHTVLPKGKAQAKYEAVTLPENAVDMEVEQPVFFTDTDTTRFRGMVIVVICVFWKLKLC